The following proteins are encoded in a genomic region of Brachypodium distachyon strain Bd21 chromosome 1, Brachypodium_distachyon_v3.0, whole genome shotgun sequence:
- the LOC100833454 gene encoding uncharacterized protein LOC100833454 isoform X2, protein MAGGGGSGSGGARPSDKTARAPTIHSTIQSIKEVVGGHSDADIYDALRESNMDPNETAQKLLNQDPFHEVKRKRDKKRESAGHKSVAEAATQVDNSSQRMKPHTQKVGNDQRRAYNQGQTYGPSREFRVVRDNRHGVVENRSELGHKGSTYTQVSDRSGVVVQTDQNRPPATTSEGQIRHQTGKNSHNSSMLQVNREAQATAQRHAKPYKNSQKEHHLPYSDPSYASSNYKAVGGSVGANRREAGVVNAPRQYSGRPGSQLHVSSGTYHANIRRENFASAGPSSRPSAFMSRNALPNHRHALDTVSRGRSVGRPFVNHSINKYHQVPASNQKVKEWKPKSTTKSATNDTDNSRTDAVPPLDNKTESADVLDVNSLCDKTSHANLHEMEHVIIPEHLRVPEYEQTRLRFGSFTPGFDSDQLPALTSPESEQPVQLGEPLPELVVEEDAFGAEHDEGDDQAGSQLTNSTATAEISLSPSEDSEQMSGQEVEDDDGLGIVQSDTPLGATDDHNIHSTSSLAAFSTYTHEDSNSDAQLYGLVQPSVHQQVLASSSQGYTSVNPEADSVQAFRMPESNVHSQVLPSTSEALSSQLVSSSPIAISSQQQHISQQQQTTQMYPPIHVQHYPNFMPYRHPLYPPVYVPPMAMPNYSTNVPYASNGNNYLQMPAGGSHLTAGQVKYGVSQYKPVPTGNPSGYGNYTHPAGFTISSPGVIGAAVGVDDVNRMKYKDNNIYAQTPQVEASDIWIQTPREMPTLQCPPYYNISGQATPGAYMANPGNASYNATAQSSHAQFAGMYHQQQPPSIVSPHAMVHQQVPSAIGPNVGVGVAAPGPQVGAYQQPQLGHMNWRQPNF, encoded by the exons atggccggcggcggcggaagcggaAGCGGCGGGGCCCGCCCCTCCGACAAGACGGCGCGCGCGCCGACGATCCACTCCACCATCCAGTCCATCAAGGAGGTCGTCGGCGGCCACTCCGACGCCGACATCTACGACGCCCTCCGCGAGTCCAACATGGACCCCAACGAGACGGCGCAGAAGCTTCTCAACCAAG ATCCATTTCATGAAGTGAAACGCAAAAGGGACAAGAAAAGAGAG AGTGCTGGACATAAGAGCGTTGCAGAAGCTGCAACACAAGTTGACAACAGTTCCCAACGGATGAAGCCACACACTCAAAAGGTTGGCAATGATCAAAGAAGAGCTTACAATCAGGGTCAGACATATG GCCCTAGTCGAGAATTTCGGGTTGTGAGGGACAACAGGCATGGTGTGGTGGAGAACAGATCAGAACTAGGACACAAAGGTTCAACATATACGCAAGTGTCTGATAGGAG TGGGGTTGTAGTTCAGACTGATCAAAATCGCCCTCCAGCTACAACCTCAGAAGGTCAGATCAGGCATCAAACTGGAAAGAACAGTCACAACTCTAGCATGCTTCAGGTGAACAGGGAAGCTCAGGCTACTGCTCAGAGGCATGCGAAGCCATATAAAAACTCCCAGAAGGAGCACCACCTTCCATATTCTGATCCATCTTACGCTTCCTCCAATTACAAAGCTGTTGGAGGATCAGTTGGAGCCAATCGACGCGAAGCTGGAGTAGTTAATGCTCCGAGACAGTATTCTGGTCGTCCAGGTTCACAGTTGCATGTATCAAGTGGTACTTACCATGCAAATATTCGAAGGGAGAATTTTGCCTCAGCTGGGCCATCTAGTCGTCCCTCAGCTTTTATGTCTAGAAATGCTCTACCCAATCATAGGCATGCACTAGACACAGTATCTCGTGGCCGGTCTGTTGGTAGACCTTTTGTGAACCATAGCATCAACAAGTATCACCAGGTTCCTGCTAGCAACCAAAAAG TTAAAGAGTGGAAGCCAAAATCGACAACCAAGTCTGCCACCAATGATACAGATAACAGTCGGACAGATGCAGTACCTCCTTTAGATAACAAAACTGAAAGCGCTGATGTTCTGGATGTGAACAGCTTGTGTGACAAAACTTCTCATGCTAACCTGCATGAGATGGAGCATGTGATTATTCCCGAACATCTTCGTGTGCCAGAGTATGAGCAGACAAGATTAAGATTTGGCAGTTTCACTCCTGGGTTTGATTCAGACCAGTTACCGGCCTTGACTTCTCCAGAATCAGAACAACCAGTACAGTTAGGTGAACCTTTACCGGAGCTGGTTGTTGAAGAGGATGCATTTGGTGCTGAACATGATGAAGGGGATGACCAAGCTGGATCACAGCTCACTAATTCAACAGCAACGGCAGAGATTTCCTTGTCACCATCTGAGGATAGCGAACAGATGAGTGGTCAAGAAGTTGAGGATGATGATGGACTGGGCATAGTACAGAGTGACACTCCACTTGGTGCAACTGATGACCATAATATTCATAGCACCTCTAGCTTGGCTGCTTTTTCT ACATACACTCATGAAGATTCTAATAGTGACGCACAGTTATATGGGCTAGTACAGCCCAGTGTGCACCAACAGGTGTTGGCTTCGTCTTCTCAG GGGTATACTTCGGTAAATCCAGAAGCAGATAGTGTGCAAGCATTCAGAATGCCAGAATCCAATGTTCATTCACAAGTTCTCCCTTCAACATCTGAG GCCCTAAGTTCACAACTTGTGAGCAGCAGCCCTATTGCAATCTCTTCACAACAGCAACATATATCCCAGCAACAACAAACAACACAGATGTACCCTCCAATCCATGTGCAGCATTATCCGAATTTTATGCCATATCGACATCCTCTGTATCCTCCGGTTTATGTCCCACCCATGGCTATGCCAAATTATTCAACAAACGTCCCTTATGCATCAAATGGAAATAATTATCTTCAGATGCCTGCTGGAGGTTCACATTTAACTGCAGGTCAAGTGAAATATGGAGTTTCACAGTATAAGCCAGTCCCAACTGGTAACCCTTCTGGTTATGGAAATTACACTCACCCAGCTGGTTTTACAATTAGTTCTCCTGGTGTTATTGGAGCTGCAGTTGGTGTGGATGATGTTAATCGGATGAAGTACAAAGATAACAACATTTATGCACAAACTCCACAG GTAGAGGCATCTGATATCTGGATTCAGACTCCTCGAGAGATGCCCACTTTGCAGTGTCCCCCATATTATAACATATCTGGTCAAGCAACACCTGGTGCCTATATGGCAAATCCTGGTAATGCATCTTACAATGCTACAGCCCAGTCCTCGCATGCACAATTTGCTGGCATgtaccaccagcagcagcctccTTCAATTGTAAGTCCACATGCCATGGTGCATCAGCAGGTCCCGTCTGCCATTGGTCCTAATGTTGGAGTTGGTGTGGCTGCACCAGGCCCCCAAGTGGGGGCCTACCAGCAGCCACAGCTTGGCCATATGAATTGGAGACAACCCAACTTTTAA
- the LOC100833757 gene encoding omega-amidase, chloroplastic — protein sequence MSQVQYKIALCQLRVTTDKDGNIARARAAIHAAAAAGAKLVVLPEIWSCPYLMETLPSYAEDIDGGGSPSISMLSEVAASRKITIVGGSVPEKGSGSGQLFNTCCVIGPDGEIKAKHRKLHLFGIDIPGDITFRESDTLTAGQEPTVVDTDVGRIAVGICHDIRFPELAILYRSRGAHLICYPSAFNMSTGQLLWDLMQKSRAVDNQLFVATCSPARDPNSESEYMIWGHSSLIGPFGQVLAAAGHEEATVVGEIDLSLIGAVRESLPLEKQGRGDLYRLVDVQSESAAAGCVARGEANAAG from the exons ATGTCGCAGGTGCAGTACAAGATCGCGCTGTGCCAGCTGCGGGTGACCACGGACAAGGACGGCAACatcgcccgcgcgcgcgccgccatccatgccgccgcggccgccggcgcgaaGCTCGTCGTCCTGCCG GAAATATGGAGCTGCCCATACTTGATGGAGACCCTGCCGAGCTACGCGGAAGACATAGACGGCGGAGGGTCGCCGTCGATCTCGATGCTGTCGGAGGTGGCGGCTTCCAGGAAGATCACCATCGTAGGTGGATCTGTACCCGAGAAAGGTTCAGGTTCAGGGCAGCTGTTCAACACCTGCTGTGTGATCGGGCCTGATGGAGAGATCAAGGCCAAGCATAGGAAA CTGCATTTGTTTGGGATTGACATCCCTGGAGACATTACTTTCAGGGAATCTGATACCTTGACTGCTGGACAAGAACCTACTGTGGTTGACACAG ATGTTGGACGGATAGCTGTTGGAATTTGTCATGACATCCGCTTTCCGGAACTGGCAATATTGTATCGATCAAGAG GTGCACACCTGATATGTTATCCTTCTGCATTCAACATGAGCACTGGACAGCTTTTATGGGACCTTATGCAGAAGTCCAG GGCTGTTGACAATCAG TTGTTTGTGGCGACCTGCTCGCCTGCAAGGGACCCCAACTCGGAGTCGGAATACATGATCTGGGGCCATTCCAGCCTTATCGGACCA TTCGGTCAAGTCCTTGCAGCTGCAGGACATGAGGAAGCAACCGTCGTCGGTGAGATTGACCTATCTTTGATCGGAGCTGTAAG GGAGAGCCTTCCTTTGGAGAAGCAAGGCAGAGGGGATCTGTACCGGCTAGTCGATGTCCAGAGCGAATCTGCTGCCGCAGGCTGCGTTGCTCGAGGAGAAGCAAATGCGGCGGGCTGA
- the LOC100833454 gene encoding uncharacterized protein LOC100833454 isoform X1, which produces MAGGGGSGSGGARPSDKTARAPTIHSTIQSIKEVVGGHSDADIYDALRESNMDPNETAQKLLNQDPFHEVKRKRDKKRESAGHKSVAEAATQVDNSSQRMKPHTQKVGNDQRRAYNQGQTYGPSREFRVVRDNRHGVVENRSELGHKGSTYTQVSDRSGVVVQTDQNRPPATTSEGQIRHQTGKNSHNSSMLQVNREAQATAQRHAKPYKNSQKEHHLPYSDPSYASSNYKAVGGSVGANRREAGVVNAPRQYSGRPGSQLHVSSGTYHANIRRENFASAGPSSRPSAFMSRNALPNHRHALDTVSRGRSVGRPFVNHSINKYHQVPASNQKAVKEWKPKSTTKSATNDTDNSRTDAVPPLDNKTESADVLDVNSLCDKTSHANLHEMEHVIIPEHLRVPEYEQTRLRFGSFTPGFDSDQLPALTSPESEQPVQLGEPLPELVVEEDAFGAEHDEGDDQAGSQLTNSTATAEISLSPSEDSEQMSGQEVEDDDGLGIVQSDTPLGATDDHNIHSTSSLAAFSTYTHEDSNSDAQLYGLVQPSVHQQVLASSSQGYTSVNPEADSVQAFRMPESNVHSQVLPSTSEALSSQLVSSSPIAISSQQQHISQQQQTTQMYPPIHVQHYPNFMPYRHPLYPPVYVPPMAMPNYSTNVPYASNGNNYLQMPAGGSHLTAGQVKYGVSQYKPVPTGNPSGYGNYTHPAGFTISSPGVIGAAVGVDDVNRMKYKDNNIYAQTPQVEASDIWIQTPREMPTLQCPPYYNISGQATPGAYMANPGNASYNATAQSSHAQFAGMYHQQQPPSIVSPHAMVHQQVPSAIGPNVGVGVAAPGPQVGAYQQPQLGHMNWRQPNF; this is translated from the exons atggccggcggcggcggaagcggaAGCGGCGGGGCCCGCCCCTCCGACAAGACGGCGCGCGCGCCGACGATCCACTCCACCATCCAGTCCATCAAGGAGGTCGTCGGCGGCCACTCCGACGCCGACATCTACGACGCCCTCCGCGAGTCCAACATGGACCCCAACGAGACGGCGCAGAAGCTTCTCAACCAAG ATCCATTTCATGAAGTGAAACGCAAAAGGGACAAGAAAAGAGAG AGTGCTGGACATAAGAGCGTTGCAGAAGCTGCAACACAAGTTGACAACAGTTCCCAACGGATGAAGCCACACACTCAAAAGGTTGGCAATGATCAAAGAAGAGCTTACAATCAGGGTCAGACATATG GCCCTAGTCGAGAATTTCGGGTTGTGAGGGACAACAGGCATGGTGTGGTGGAGAACAGATCAGAACTAGGACACAAAGGTTCAACATATACGCAAGTGTCTGATAGGAG TGGGGTTGTAGTTCAGACTGATCAAAATCGCCCTCCAGCTACAACCTCAGAAGGTCAGATCAGGCATCAAACTGGAAAGAACAGTCACAACTCTAGCATGCTTCAGGTGAACAGGGAAGCTCAGGCTACTGCTCAGAGGCATGCGAAGCCATATAAAAACTCCCAGAAGGAGCACCACCTTCCATATTCTGATCCATCTTACGCTTCCTCCAATTACAAAGCTGTTGGAGGATCAGTTGGAGCCAATCGACGCGAAGCTGGAGTAGTTAATGCTCCGAGACAGTATTCTGGTCGTCCAGGTTCACAGTTGCATGTATCAAGTGGTACTTACCATGCAAATATTCGAAGGGAGAATTTTGCCTCAGCTGGGCCATCTAGTCGTCCCTCAGCTTTTATGTCTAGAAATGCTCTACCCAATCATAGGCATGCACTAGACACAGTATCTCGTGGCCGGTCTGTTGGTAGACCTTTTGTGAACCATAGCATCAACAAGTATCACCAGGTTCCTGCTAGCAACCAAAAAG CAGTTAAAGAGTGGAAGCCAAAATCGACAACCAAGTCTGCCACCAATGATACAGATAACAGTCGGACAGATGCAGTACCTCCTTTAGATAACAAAACTGAAAGCGCTGATGTTCTGGATGTGAACAGCTTGTGTGACAAAACTTCTCATGCTAACCTGCATGAGATGGAGCATGTGATTATTCCCGAACATCTTCGTGTGCCAGAGTATGAGCAGACAAGATTAAGATTTGGCAGTTTCACTCCTGGGTTTGATTCAGACCAGTTACCGGCCTTGACTTCTCCAGAATCAGAACAACCAGTACAGTTAGGTGAACCTTTACCGGAGCTGGTTGTTGAAGAGGATGCATTTGGTGCTGAACATGATGAAGGGGATGACCAAGCTGGATCACAGCTCACTAATTCAACAGCAACGGCAGAGATTTCCTTGTCACCATCTGAGGATAGCGAACAGATGAGTGGTCAAGAAGTTGAGGATGATGATGGACTGGGCATAGTACAGAGTGACACTCCACTTGGTGCAACTGATGACCATAATATTCATAGCACCTCTAGCTTGGCTGCTTTTTCT ACATACACTCATGAAGATTCTAATAGTGACGCACAGTTATATGGGCTAGTACAGCCCAGTGTGCACCAACAGGTGTTGGCTTCGTCTTCTCAG GGGTATACTTCGGTAAATCCAGAAGCAGATAGTGTGCAAGCATTCAGAATGCCAGAATCCAATGTTCATTCACAAGTTCTCCCTTCAACATCTGAG GCCCTAAGTTCACAACTTGTGAGCAGCAGCCCTATTGCAATCTCTTCACAACAGCAACATATATCCCAGCAACAACAAACAACACAGATGTACCCTCCAATCCATGTGCAGCATTATCCGAATTTTATGCCATATCGACATCCTCTGTATCCTCCGGTTTATGTCCCACCCATGGCTATGCCAAATTATTCAACAAACGTCCCTTATGCATCAAATGGAAATAATTATCTTCAGATGCCTGCTGGAGGTTCACATTTAACTGCAGGTCAAGTGAAATATGGAGTTTCACAGTATAAGCCAGTCCCAACTGGTAACCCTTCTGGTTATGGAAATTACACTCACCCAGCTGGTTTTACAATTAGTTCTCCTGGTGTTATTGGAGCTGCAGTTGGTGTGGATGATGTTAATCGGATGAAGTACAAAGATAACAACATTTATGCACAAACTCCACAG GTAGAGGCATCTGATATCTGGATTCAGACTCCTCGAGAGATGCCCACTTTGCAGTGTCCCCCATATTATAACATATCTGGTCAAGCAACACCTGGTGCCTATATGGCAAATCCTGGTAATGCATCTTACAATGCTACAGCCCAGTCCTCGCATGCACAATTTGCTGGCATgtaccaccagcagcagcctccTTCAATTGTAAGTCCACATGCCATGGTGCATCAGCAGGTCCCGTCTGCCATTGGTCCTAATGTTGGAGTTGGTGTGGCTGCACCAGGCCCCCAAGTGGGGGCCTACCAGCAGCCACAGCTTGGCCATATGAATTGGAGACAACCCAACTTTTAA
- the LOC100834066 gene encoding protein ALP1-like, translating to MAGDYIAPIDPTFTHVHEKLKKPRFWPHFKDAIGAIDGTHIPVIVPAELKVIHTNRKGYTSQNVLAMCDYDMRFIFAVPGWLGSVHDTRVWSDARAEYDTFPHPPQGKYYLVDSGYPNRVGYLAPYKGQRYHVPEFENAPPVGMQEMFNYCHSSLRNVIERAFGVLKRKWPILQGIPAYPVLKQKMIVSACMCLHNYIRDSKLRDEHFDRFERGAYVHEDGPTGVNALVGTDDGTMSAIRDGIAASLVA from the exons ATGGCTGGTGATTATATTGCACCAATTGATCCTACTTTCACACATGTTCatgaaaaactaaaaaagCCAAGATTTTGGCCTCATTTTAAGGATGCTATTGGAGCAATTGATGGAACACACATTCCTGTCATTGTTCCGGCTGAGCTGAAAGTCATTCATACCAATAGGAAGGGCTATACAAGTCAAAATGTCCTGGCAATGTGTGACTACGATATGAGATTCATTTTTGCTGTTCCTGGTTGGCTTGGATCTGTCCATGACACTCGTGTATGGAGTGATGCTAGGGCGGAATATGATACTTTCCCACACCCTCCACAAG GAAAATATTATCTTGTTGATTCCGGATATCCAAACAGAGTTGGGTACTTAGCTCCATACAAAGGGCAACGGTACCATGTACCCGAATTTGAAAATGCTCCTCCTGTTGGGATGCAAGAGATGTTCAACTATTGCCATTCATCTCTACGCAATGTCATTGAACGAGCATTTGGTGTACTCAAGAGGAAGTGGCCAATTCTACAAGGCATACCAGCCTATCCAGTGTTGAAGCAGAAGATGATAGttagtgcatgcatgtgtttgcaTAACTACATTCGTGACAGTAAGCTGCGTGATGAGCATTTTGATAGATTTGAGAGGGGGGCCTATGTTCATGAGGATGGGCCGACAGGCGTCAATGCTTTAGTTGGAACCGATGATGGCACCATGAGTGCGATACGTGATGGTATTGCAGCGAGTTTGGTAGCTTGA
- the LOC100834371 gene encoding mechanosensitive ion channel protein 10 gives MDPSAANAKLPALPNGDVVLLMPPEQPQPQPQPQQPPPQEQQPNTTPEAPKTSQNPEKPPPASNPSTRPPLPHPEKPTPNSSPSRPPLPPASAALLRRRSSLAKPKSRFVEPPTPPAPSRPSSTHPSPVHPAATQTPRPGSTPHTPADAEEDDDIFRKEGAPTAASAARCRRRVCLSLELVVLVLFLALLVVSLVMRPVKGRSVWGLEIWKWCVMVITVFSGHLVSRWFITFLVFLIERNFLLRNKVLYFVFGLKKSVQVCIWVALVLIAWSQLIDREHGRPPKTAMILNYVSRFLASVLIASVIWVIKTFIMKAIASTFHRKAFFDRIQESLFHQYVLQTLSGPPLMEMAENVGREPSGRVSLSRAKEEKGTPKEIDVAKLRRMSQEKVSAWTMKGLITAIRGSRLSTISQSIESFDEEVDDTEQKDKEINSEWEAKAAANAIFKNVARSGYRHIEELDLLRFFSKEEAALVLPMFEGASETGKIKKSALKNWVVKAYLDRKSLAHSLNDTKTAVIQLHNLMRVLVIIIIIIITLLLMGIATTKILVVISSQLLVVVFIFGNACKTVFEALIFVFIMHPFDVGDRCVIDGIQMVVEEMNILTTVLLKNDNEKVYYPNSVLSTKPISNFYRSPNMYDTIDFAIDVSTSIESIGALKSRIKAYLESKPTHWHPIHTVNLKDILDVNKINMSLSAQHTMNFQNIREKSIRRSELVMELKKIFEEMSISYHLLPQKVELSYVGANPLPMPVSHR, from the exons atggATCCGTCGGCCGCCAACGCGAAGCTCCCCGCGCTCCCCAATGGCGACGTCGTGCTCCTCATGCCGCCCGAGCAACCTCAACCCCAACCCCAACctcagcagccgccgccgcaggagcagcagccgaACACCACGCCGGAGGCGCCCAAAACCTCCCAAAACCCCgagaagccgccgccggcctcgaaCCCCTCGACGCGCCCGCCTCTCCCGCACCCCGAGAAGCCGACGCCGAACTCGAGCCCCTCGCGCCCGCCTCTCCCGCCCGCCTCggccgcgctcctccgccgccggtccTCGCTCGCCAAGCCCAAGTCGCGCTTCGTGGAGCCGCCTACCCCTCCTGCCCCCTCCAGGCCCTCCTCCACTCACCCGTCCCCGGTccaccccgccgccacccagACCCCTCGCCCCGGCTCCACCCCTCAcacccccgccgacgccgaggaagacgacgacatCTTCCGCAAGGAGGGCGCCCCGACCGCAGCGTCCGCGGCCCGATGCCGCCGCAGGGTCTGCCTCTCGCTCGAGCTCGTCGTGCTCGTCCTGTTCCTCGCGCTGCTCGTGGTCAGCCTCGTGATGCGGCCGGTCAAGGGTCGCTCCGTCTGGGGGCTGGAGATCTGGAAGTGGTGCGTCATGGTCATCACCGTCTTCTCCGGCCATCTCGTCAGCCGTTGGTTCATCACGTTCCTTGTCTTCCTAATCGAGCGCAACTTCCTGCTCCGCAACAAGGTGCTGTACTTCGTCTTCGGGCTCAAAAAGAGCGTCCAGGTCTGTATCTGGGTTGCACTCGTGCTCATCGCTTGGTCACAGCTCATCGACCGCGAGCACGGACGCCCGCCCAAAACAGCCATGATCCTGAACTATGTCTCCAGGTTCCTCGCCTCCGTACTTATTGCCTCTGTCATTTGGGTAATCAAGACATTTATCATGAAGGCAATTGCATCAACGTTCCACCGGAAAGCATTCTTTGATCGGATCCAGGAGAGCCTGTTCCACCAGTACGTGCTGCAGACACTATCGGGTCCGCCATTGATGGAGATGGCGGAGAATGTTGGGCGGGAGCCAAGTGGGCGAGTGAGCTTAAGCAGGGCGAAGGAGGAGAAAGGAACGCCGAAAGAGATTGATGTTGCGAAACTGAGGAGGATGAGCCAGGAAAAGGTCTCAGCTTGGACGATGAAAGGGCTGATCACGGCAATCCGAGGCTCAAGGCTTTCAACAATATCTCAAAGTATTGAGAGCTTTGATGAGGAGGTTGATGACACTGAACAGAAAGATAAGGAGATAAATAGTGAGTGGGAGGCAAAGGCAGCAGCAAATGCCATTTTTAAGAATGTTGCCAGGTCTGGTTACAG GCACATCGAGGAGCTCGATTTACTGAGATTTTTCAGCAAGGAGGAGGCAGCTCTGGTGCTTCCGATGTTTGAAGGGGCATCAGAGACGGGGAAGATAAAAAAGTCTGCTCTGAAAAATTGGGTG GTAAAGGCATATCTCGACCGCAAATCACTAGCGCATTCTCTCAATGACACAAAAACTGCAGTTATCCAACTTCACAACCTCATGAGAGTTCTTGTCATTATTATAATCATCATTATCACTTTGTTATTGATGGGCATCGCCACAACCAAGATCCTCGTTGTCATTTCATCCCAGCTTCTGGTTGTGGTATTCATATTTGGAAATGCCTGCAAGACTGTATTTGAGGCCCTTATATTTGTATTCATCATGCATCCGTTTGATGTTGGGGACCGCTGTGTCATTGATGGAATTCAG ATGGTTGTCGAAGAAATGAATATATTGACCACTGTTCTCTTGAAAAATGACAATGAGAAGGTATATTATCCAAATTCTGTGTTGTCGACAAAGCCAATCAGCAACTTCTACCGAAGCCCTAACATGTATGATACCATCGACTTTGCTATTGATGTTTCCACTTCAATTGAGAGCATTGGAGCTTTGAAATCCAGAATTAAAGC GTACTTGGAGAGCAAACCAACACACTGGCACCCTATCCACACAGTGAACTTAAAGGATATCTTAGACGTGAACAAGATCAACATGTCCCTGTCTGCCCAGCACACCATGAACTTCCAGAACATCCGGGAGAAGAGCATCCGGAGATCTGAGCTCGTCATGGAGCTAAAGAAAATATTCGAGGAAATGTCCATTAGCTACCACCTTCTGCCTCAAAAGGTTGAGCTTAGCTACGTCGGTGCAAACCCATTGCCCATGCCTGTTTCCCATCGCTGA